Proteins from one Amycolatopsis benzoatilytica AK 16/65 genomic window:
- a CDS encoding 2-hydroxy-3-oxopropionate reductase has product MSKIGFIGLGVMGTPMAAHLAAAGHDVSGFDLNADALAKLEAAGGRAAADVADAVAGAEVVITMLPDHPQVEQVVLAPGGVLDSLAPGTLLADMSTIRPETSIEVAKAGAAKGIRVLDAPVSGGQAGAEQATLSIMVGGEEADFAAAKPVFDALGKTVVHVGPHGAGQVVKAANQLVVGGIYGLVAEAIVLLEASGVDAGTGLDVLAGGLAGSRILELKRKSMVARQFRPGFRIDLHHKDMGIALAAARQSGVALPLTGLVAQLVAAGRAMGYGSLDHSALLKVVEELSGRSSEEV; this is encoded by the coding sequence ATGAGCAAGATCGGCTTCATCGGACTCGGCGTGATGGGCACGCCGATGGCCGCGCACCTGGCCGCCGCCGGGCACGACGTGAGCGGCTTCGACCTCAACGCGGACGCGCTGGCGAAGCTGGAAGCCGCCGGCGGGCGCGCGGCGGCCGACGTCGCGGACGCGGTGGCCGGCGCGGAAGTCGTGATCACCATGCTGCCGGACCACCCGCAGGTCGAGCAGGTCGTGCTCGCCCCGGGCGGCGTCCTCGACTCGCTCGCCCCGGGCACGCTGCTGGCGGACATGAGCACCATCCGGCCGGAGACCTCGATCGAGGTCGCGAAAGCCGGTGCCGCCAAGGGAATCCGGGTGCTGGACGCGCCGGTCTCCGGCGGGCAGGCCGGGGCCGAGCAGGCCACGCTGTCCATCATGGTCGGCGGCGAGGAAGCCGACTTCGCCGCCGCCAAGCCGGTGTTCGACGCGCTCGGCAAAACCGTCGTGCACGTCGGGCCGCACGGTGCGGGCCAGGTCGTCAAGGCCGCCAACCAGCTGGTGGTCGGCGGGATCTACGGGCTGGTCGCCGAGGCGATCGTGCTGCTGGAAGCGTCCGGAGTGGACGCGGGCACCGGGCTCGACGTGCTGGCCGGCGGGCTCGCCGGCAGCCGGATCCTGGAGCTGAAGCGGAAGTCCATGGTGGCGCGCCAGTTCCGGCCGGGCTTCCGGATCGACTTGCACCACAAGGACATGGGCATCGCGCTCGCCGCGGCGCGGCAGTCCGGCGTGGCGCTCCCGCTGACCGGTCTGGTCGCGCAGCTGGTCGCGGCCGGGCGGGCGATGGGCTACGGCTCGCTGGACCACTCCGCGCTGCTCAAGGTTGTCGAAGAACTGTCCGGCCGCTCGTCCGAGGAGGTTTGA
- a CDS encoding hydroxypyruvate isomerase family protein, whose translation MTGPAGERHSLPYTANLSILFTELPLLERAQAARAAGFTKVEYWWPFGSADPSGAEVDRFARSIENAGVQLTGLNFFAGDMAAGERGLVSWVGREAEFATGLTVALGLAERLGCRSFNALYGNRVDGVSPSEQDDLARTQLATAAKAAEGIGAQLVLEPLSGTPAYPLKTAADAVAVLDELGLGNVRLLADLYHLAVNGDDLDTVIARYTPRTGHVQIADAPGRHQPGTGELDLEGYLQKLQAAGYAGPVGVEYKPDGSTVDSLAWLPYERRGK comes from the coding sequence ATGACCGGTCCCGCCGGGGAGCGGCACTCGCTGCCCTACACCGCCAACCTGTCGATCCTGTTCACCGAGCTCCCGCTGCTCGAGCGCGCGCAGGCCGCTCGGGCAGCGGGCTTCACCAAGGTGGAGTACTGGTGGCCGTTCGGCAGCGCTGACCCTTCCGGGGCCGAGGTCGACCGGTTCGCGCGGTCGATCGAGAACGCCGGCGTGCAGCTCACCGGGCTGAACTTCTTCGCGGGCGACATGGCCGCGGGCGAGCGCGGGCTCGTGTCGTGGGTCGGCCGCGAGGCGGAGTTCGCGACCGGCCTGACCGTGGCGCTCGGGCTCGCCGAGCGGCTCGGCTGCCGCAGCTTCAACGCGCTGTACGGCAACCGCGTCGACGGCGTTTCCCCGTCCGAACAGGACGATCTCGCCCGCACGCAGTTGGCCACCGCGGCGAAAGCGGCCGAGGGCATCGGCGCACAGCTGGTGCTCGAACCGCTGTCGGGTACCCCGGCTTACCCGCTGAAGACCGCGGCCGACGCGGTCGCGGTGCTCGACGAGCTGGGCCTGGGCAACGTCCGGCTGCTCGCCGACCTCTACCACCTGGCGGTCAACGGCGACGACCTCGACACCGTGATCGCCCGCTACACCCCGCGCACCGGGCACGTGCAGATCGCCGACGCGCCGGGCCGGCACCAGCCGGGCACGGGGGAGCTGGATCTCGAAGGATACCTGCAGAAGCTGCAGGCAGCAGGCTACGCCGGGCCGGTGGGCGTCGAGTACAAACCGGATGGGTCCACAGTGGACTCGCTGGCCTGGCTGCCGTACGAGCGAAGGGGAAAGTGA
- a CDS encoding helix-turn-helix transcriptional regulator, with protein sequence MDNLLGDFLRARREQISPSDVGLPATGRRRVPGLRREELALLAGISSDYYVRLEQGRDHNPSAQILEALARVLDLDDAARRHLHQLAAPFRSEPIEARAPASIVELIGTWPATPAYVQDRLTNVLAANPVAARVSPNYAVGRNLLRAVFLDPAERALRRDWDQLTADGVAGLRAALGPDVNDPSAADLIAELGASERFRELWARHDVRPRTGHPVRFRHPAAGDLDLHSDKLDIPGPGSLQLVVFHATPGTRDAETLASLSALSPAR encoded by the coding sequence GTGGACAACCTTCTCGGCGATTTCCTCCGCGCCCGGCGGGAGCAGATCTCTCCCTCGGACGTCGGCTTGCCCGCCACCGGGCGCCGGCGCGTCCCGGGGCTCCGCCGGGAAGAGCTGGCACTGCTGGCGGGCATCAGCAGCGACTACTACGTCCGGCTCGAGCAAGGCCGCGACCACAACCCGTCCGCGCAGATACTCGAGGCGCTCGCCCGCGTCCTCGACCTGGACGACGCCGCCCGGAGGCACCTGCACCAGCTCGCGGCTCCGTTCCGCTCCGAACCGATCGAAGCGCGGGCCCCGGCGAGCATCGTCGAACTGATCGGCACCTGGCCGGCCACCCCGGCCTACGTCCAGGATCGGCTGACCAACGTGCTCGCCGCGAACCCCGTCGCGGCAAGGGTTTCGCCGAACTACGCGGTCGGCCGGAACTTGCTGCGCGCGGTCTTCCTCGATCCCGCCGAACGCGCGCTCCGCCGCGACTGGGACCAGCTGACCGCGGACGGCGTCGCCGGTCTGCGCGCCGCACTGGGGCCGGACGTCAACGACCCGTCCGCCGCCGACCTGATCGCGGAACTCGGTGCCAGCGAACGCTTCCGCGAACTCTGGGCGCGGCACGACGTCCGGCCGCGGACCGGGCACCCGGTGCGATTCCGCCATCCCGCCGCCGGGGACCTTGACCTGCACAGCGACAAGCTCGACATCCCCGGGCCGGGTTCGCTGCAGCTGGTGGTGTTCCACGCGACGCCGGGAACCCGGGACGCCGAAACCCTCGCCTCGCTGTCCGCGCTGAGCCCGGCCCGCTGA
- a CDS encoding SDR family oxidoreductase — MSEMNRAQMAKVVAITGASSGIGEATARLLAARGCAVVLGARREDRLGALVEEIRAGGGQAVAVATDVTRLAEMERLVACAVEEFGRLDVLVGNAGISKLGPVADGDVTGWAAMIDVNVRGVLHGIAAAMPVFRRQGRGHLVTTVSTSGLKIVPGQAVYAGTKNAVRTVLEALRQESTDGVLRTTSVSPGFVRTELADSIDDPAERAQVRERLAAIALDPAAVARAIAFAIEQPDDVEIGDITIRPTVQN, encoded by the coding sequence ATGTCAGAGATGAACAGGGCGCAGATGGCCAAGGTCGTCGCGATCACCGGGGCGAGCAGCGGCATCGGCGAGGCGACCGCGCGCCTGCTCGCGGCGCGAGGCTGTGCAGTGGTCCTCGGCGCACGACGCGAAGACCGGTTGGGCGCACTGGTCGAAGAGATTCGGGCGGGCGGCGGTCAGGCGGTCGCGGTCGCCACCGACGTGACCCGGCTGGCGGAGATGGAACGGCTCGTAGCCTGTGCCGTCGAGGAGTTCGGCCGGTTGGACGTCCTCGTCGGCAACGCCGGGATCAGCAAGCTCGGCCCGGTCGCGGACGGCGACGTGACCGGCTGGGCGGCGATGATCGACGTCAACGTCCGTGGAGTGCTGCACGGGATCGCCGCGGCGATGCCGGTGTTCCGGCGGCAGGGGCGAGGGCATCTGGTGACGACGGTGTCGACTTCCGGCTTGAAGATCGTGCCTGGTCAGGCGGTGTATGCCGGGACGAAGAACGCGGTGCGCACGGTGCTGGAGGCGCTGCGGCAGGAATCGACGGACGGAGTGCTCCGGACGACCTCGGTGTCGCCCGGCTTCGTGCGGACGGAACTGGCGGACTCGATCGACGATCCGGCCGAGCGGGCGCAGGTGCGGGAGCGGCTCGCGGCGATCGCGCTGGACCCGGCGGCGGTGGCGAGGGCGATCGCGTTCGCGATCGAGCAGCCGGACGACGTGGAGATCGGGGACATCACCATTCGGCCGACTGTGCAGAACTAG
- the gcl gene encoding glyoxylate carboligase, giving the protein MARVPAMQAVVDVLVDEGIDVAFGCPGAAILPLYDAMQGRGIDHLVVRHEEGATHMADGWARTTGNVGVAIGTSGPAGTNMITGLYTAHADSVPILCITGQAATTKLHQEAFQAVDIVEIARPVTKWAVQVKEAAQLPWIFREAFRIARSGRPGPVLIDLPIDVQKQIIEWDSSIDSALPVSAVKPSPARVERALDMLLAAERPLILAGGGVVLGEASEPLRRLAERLGVPVGVTLMGKGSFPEDHELFAGMAGIQTSQRWANAAFLESDLVLALGARFGDRHTGELSVYRGDRKFIHVDIEPTQLGKVFGPDLGVVSDTREFVEALLAALDAREAPARDRTWVKRLGDLKAELPRKEDFDCTPIKAPRVFKELNDFYGPETYFVTAIGLYQIWSGQFQRAHLPRHYQVCGQAGPLGWEIPAAIGVKKARPEAEVVGVVGDYSFQFLVEELAVAAQYDVGFVLVMLNNEYLGLIRQSELPYDMNYQVDIHYDDHGADNVKIMEAYGCAGTRVSDPGEIRSSLEWARKEAERTRRPVLVEIMIEREGNAAMGAALDAVREFEPVD; this is encoded by the coding sequence ATGGCCCGAGTCCCCGCTATGCAGGCAGTCGTCGACGTGCTGGTCGACGAGGGGATCGACGTCGCGTTCGGCTGCCCCGGCGCGGCGATCCTGCCGCTGTACGACGCGATGCAGGGCCGCGGCATCGACCACCTGGTGGTCCGCCACGAGGAAGGCGCCACGCACATGGCCGACGGGTGGGCGCGCACCACCGGCAACGTCGGCGTCGCGATAGGCACCTCCGGCCCGGCCGGCACCAACATGATCACCGGGCTCTACACCGCGCACGCCGACTCCGTCCCGATCCTGTGCATTACCGGCCAGGCCGCGACGACGAAGCTGCACCAGGAAGCGTTCCAGGCGGTCGACATCGTCGAGATCGCCCGTCCGGTCACCAAGTGGGCGGTGCAGGTCAAGGAAGCCGCGCAGCTGCCCTGGATCTTCCGCGAGGCGTTCCGGATCGCCCGGTCCGGCCGTCCCGGCCCGGTCCTCATCGACCTGCCGATCGACGTGCAGAAGCAGATCATCGAGTGGGATTCCAGCATCGACTCGGCGCTGCCGGTGAGCGCCGTCAAACCGTCCCCGGCGCGAGTCGAGCGCGCGCTGGACATGCTGCTCGCCGCGGAACGGCCGCTGATCCTGGCCGGTGGCGGCGTGGTGCTCGGCGAGGCGAGCGAACCGCTGCGCCGGCTCGCCGAGCGGCTCGGCGTCCCGGTCGGCGTCACGCTCATGGGCAAGGGCAGCTTCCCCGAGGACCACGAGCTGTTCGCCGGCATGGCGGGCATCCAGACGTCGCAGCGCTGGGCGAACGCGGCTTTCCTGGAGTCCGACCTGGTCCTGGCGCTGGGTGCGCGGTTCGGCGACCGGCACACCGGCGAGCTGTCGGTGTACCGCGGCGACCGCAAGTTCATCCACGTCGACATCGAACCCACGCAGCTGGGCAAGGTGTTCGGCCCGGATCTCGGCGTCGTGTCCGACACCCGCGAGTTCGTGGAGGCGCTGCTGGCCGCGCTCGACGCGCGCGAGGCGCCGGCCCGGGACCGCACGTGGGTCAAGCGGCTCGGCGACCTCAAGGCCGAGCTGCCGCGCAAGGAGGACTTCGACTGCACGCCGATCAAGGCGCCGCGGGTGTTCAAGGAGCTCAACGACTTTTACGGACCGGAGACGTACTTCGTCACCGCGATCGGGCTCTACCAGATCTGGTCCGGCCAGTTCCAGCGCGCGCACCTGCCGCGGCACTACCAGGTGTGCGGCCAGGCCGGCCCGCTGGGCTGGGAGATCCCGGCCGCGATCGGCGTCAAGAAGGCGCGGCCGGAGGCCGAGGTCGTCGGCGTCGTCGGGGACTACTCGTTCCAGTTCCTGGTCGAGGAGCTCGCCGTCGCCGCGCAGTACGACGTCGGGTTCGTGCTCGTCATGCTGAACAACGAGTACCTCGGCCTGATCCGGCAGTCCGAACTGCCCTACGACATGAACTACCAGGTCGACATCCATTACGACGACCACGGCGCGGACAACGTGAAGATCATGGAGGCCTACGGCTGCGCAGGCACCCGGGTCTCGGATCCGGGCGAGATCCGGTCGTCGCTGGAATGGGCGCGGAAGGAAGCGGAGCGCACCCGCCGTCCGGTCCTCGTGGAGATCATGATCGAGCGGGAAGGGAACGCCGCGATGGGCGCCGCGCTGGACGCGGTGCGCGAGTTCGAGCCGGTCGACTGA
- a CDS encoding cation transporter gives MTDSCCGSGAEGRGAGPVVTGARRAVLHRRVRWLVAATITYNVVEAVVAVSAGTIASSTALVAFGLDSVAEVLSAVAVAWQFSGADPEHRERAALRAIAVSFFLLAAYVTGDALWSLFGGGEAEHSTAGIVLAAVSLAVMPVLSGAQRRAGRELGSASAVADSKQTLLCTYLSGVLLVGLLVNTLFGWYWADPAAALVIAAVAVKEGREAWRGEHCC, from the coding sequence ATGACTGACTCCTGCTGCGGGTCAGGGGCGGAGGGCCGCGGCGCGGGGCCGGTCGTGACCGGTGCGCGGCGCGCGGTGTTGCACCGGCGGGTCCGCTGGCTGGTCGCCGCGACGATCACCTACAACGTCGTCGAGGCGGTCGTGGCGGTGTCCGCCGGCACAATCGCATCTTCGACAGCGTTGGTGGCTTTCGGCCTGGATTCGGTCGCCGAGGTGCTCTCCGCGGTCGCGGTGGCGTGGCAGTTCTCGGGAGCCGATCCGGAGCATCGGGAACGGGCCGCGCTCAGGGCGATCGCGGTGTCGTTCTTCCTGCTGGCCGCATACGTGACGGGCGACGCGCTGTGGTCGCTGTTCGGCGGCGGAGAAGCGGAGCATTCGACGGCCGGGATCGTGCTCGCCGCGGTGTCGCTGGCAGTGATGCCGGTTCTCTCTGGCGCGCAACGCCGAGCCGGGCGGGAACTCGGCTCGGCGAGCGCGGTCGCGGACTCCAAGCAGACGCTGCTCTGCACCTACCTCTCTGGCGTGCTGCTCGTCGGACTGCTGGTCAACACGCTGTTCGGCTGGTACTGGGCGGATCCGGCCGCGGCGTTGGTGATCGCCGCGGTGGCGGTCAAGGAAGGCCGCGAAGCCTGGCGCGGCGAGCACTGCTGCTGA
- a CDS encoding single-stranded DNA-binding protein: protein MAGETVVTVVGNLTADPELAFTQSGSAVVNFTVASTPRVYDRQTSEFKDGDPLFLRCSWWGGPAENVAESLMRGARVVVQGRLRQRSYDTKEGDRRTVVELQVDEVAASLRYATAKITKVSRNGGQAAPAGDGWATDAPAPALAGDAPPF from the coding sequence ATGGCCGGAGAAACCGTCGTCACCGTCGTCGGCAACCTGACCGCCGACCCCGAACTCGCCTTCACCCAGTCCGGTTCGGCGGTCGTGAATTTCACCGTCGCGAGCACGCCGCGCGTCTACGACCGGCAAACCAGCGAATTCAAGGACGGCGACCCGCTGTTCCTGCGCTGCAGCTGGTGGGGCGGCCCCGCGGAGAACGTCGCGGAAAGCCTGATGCGAGGTGCGAGAGTCGTGGTCCAGGGAAGATTGCGGCAACGCTCGTACGACACGAAGGAAGGCGACCGGAGAACGGTGGTGGAGTTGCAGGTCGACGAGGTGGCCGCGTCATTGCGGTACGCCACCGCCAAGATCACGAAAGTCTCGCGCAACGGCGGGCAGGCCGCGCCGGCCGGAGACGGCTGGGCGACGGATGCGCCCGCCCCCGCACTGGCGGGGGATGCGCCACCGTTCTAA
- the cmtR gene encoding Cd(II)/Pb(II)-sensing metalloregulatory transcriptional regulator CmtR, giving the protein MLTSETRELALARLGRALADPTRCRILVALLDGIVYPAQLAARLELSRSNVSNHLACLRGCGLVVATYQGRQVRYAIADPHLGRALAELTRVVLAVAPSEACIDETPATR; this is encoded by the coding sequence ATGCTGACATCGGAGACCCGGGAACTGGCGCTCGCGCGGCTCGGCCGCGCGCTGGCGGACCCGACTCGGTGCCGGATCCTCGTGGCATTGCTGGACGGGATCGTCTACCCGGCTCAGCTCGCCGCGCGGCTGGAGCTGAGCCGGTCGAACGTGTCGAACCACCTCGCCTGCCTGCGCGGATGCGGGCTGGTGGTCGCGACGTACCAGGGGCGGCAGGTGCGGTATGCGATCGCGGATCCGCACCTCGGCCGCGCGTTGGCGGAGCTGACGCGGGTCGTGTTGGCGGTCGCGCCTTCCGAGGCGTGCATTGACGAAACGCCGGCGACGCGATGA